The Equus caballus isolate H_3958 breed thoroughbred chromosome 22, TB-T2T, whole genome shotgun sequence genome window below encodes:
- the KIF3B gene encoding kinesin-like protein KIF3B, which translates to MSKLKSSESVRVVVRCRPMNGKEKAASYDKVVDVDVKLGQVSVKNPKGVAHEMPKTFTFDAVYDWNAKQFELYDETFRPLVDSVLQGFNGTIFAYGQTGTGKTYTMEGVRGDPEKRGVIPNSFDHIFTHISRSQNQQYLVRASYLEIYQEEIRDLLSKDQTKRLELKERPDTGVYVKDLSSFVTKSVKEIEHVMNVGNQNRSVGATNMNEHSSRSHAIFVITIECSEVGLDGENHIRVGKLNLVDLAGSERQAKTGAQGERLKEATKINLSLSALGNVISALVDGKSTHIPYRDSKLTRLLQDSLGGNAKTVMVANVGPASYNVEETLTTLRYANRAKNIKNKPRVNEDPKDALLREFQEEIARLKAQLEKRSIGRRKRREKRREGGGSGGGGEEEEEEGEEGEEEGDDKDDYWREQQEKLEIEKRAIVEDHSLVAEEKMRLLKEKEKKMEDLRREKDAAEMLGAKIKAMESKLLVGGKNIVDHTNEQQKILEQKRQEIAEQKRREREIQQQMESRDEETLELKETYSSLQQEVDIKTKKLKKLFSKLQAVKAEIHDLQEEHIKERQELEQTQNELTRELKLKHLIIENFIPLEEKSKIMNRSFFDEEEDHWKLHPITRLENQQMMKRPVSAVGYKRPLSQHARMSMMIRPEARYRAENIVLLELDMPSRTTRDYEGPAIAPKVQAALDAALQDEDEIQVDASSFESTAIKKSKARPKSGRKSGSSSSSSGTPASQLYPQSRGLVPK; encoded by the exons ATGTCAAAGTTAAAAAGCTCAGAGTCAGTCAGGGTGGTGGTTCGCTGTCGGCCCATGAATGGCAAGGAAAAGGCTGCTTCGTATGACAAGGTGGTGGATGTGGATGTGAAGCtggggcaggtgtctgtcaagaACCCCAAAGGAGTGGCCCACGAAATGCCCAAGACCTTCACCTTTGATGCTGTCTACGACTGGAATGCCAAGCAGTTTGAACTCTACGATGAGACCTTCCGACCGCTCGTGGACTCCGTCCTGCAGGGCTTCAATGGGACGATTTTTGCCTATGGACAAACTGGGACTGGGAAAACCTACACGATGGAAGGAGTCCGTGGTGACCCTGAAAAAAGAGGGGTCATCCCTAACTCATTTGATCACATCTTCACCCATATCTCTCGATCCCAGAATCAGCAGTACCTGGTCAGGGCTTCTTACTTAGAGATCTACCAGGAGGAGATCCGAGATCTGCTCTCAAAGGATCAGACCAAAAGGCTGGAGCTCAAAGAGAGGCCCGACACCGGAGTGTATGTGAAAGACCTGTCTTCCTTTGTCACCAAGAGTGTGAAGGAAATAGAGCACGTGATGAATGTGGGGAACCAGAACCGTTCTGTCGGTGCTACCAACATGAACGAGCACAGTTCGCGTTCTCATGCAATTTTTGTTATCACCATCGAGTGCAGTGAGGTGGGCCTCGATGGAGAAAACCATATCCGTGTAGGGAAATTGAACCTTGTAGATCTTGCTGGCAGTGAACGGCAAGCCAAGACTGGTGCGCAGGGGGAAAGATTGAAGGAAGCAACCAAGATCAACCTGTCCCTTTCGGCCTTGGGTAATGTCATCTCTGCCCTGGTGGACGGCAAAAGCACTCACATTCCATATCGGGACTCAAAGCTTACCAGGCTTCTCCAAGATTCTCTCGGTGGCAATGCTAAAACTGTGATGGTAGCCAATGTGGGGCCTGCCTCTTACAATGTAGAAGAGACTCTGACCACTCTGAGATATGCCAACCGTGCCAAAAACATTAAGAACAAGCCAAGGGTCAACGAGGACCCTAAAGATGCCCTCCTTCGAGAATTCCAGGAAGAGATTGCTCGGCTCAAGGCCCAGCTGGAAAAACGGTCCATTGGCAGGAGGAAGAGGCGAGAGAAGCGGAGGgaaggtggtggcagtggtgggggtggggaagaggaggaggaggagggggaagagggtgAGGAGGAAGGGGATGATAAGGATGATTACTGGAGGGAACAgcaagaaaaactggaaattgAGAAGCGGGCCATTGTGGAGGACCACAGCTTGGTTGCAGAGGAGAAGATGAGGCtgctgaaggagaaggagaaaaagatggaggACCTGCGGCGGGAAAAGGATGCTGCTGAGATGCTGGGCGCCAAAATTAAG GCCATGGAGAGTAAGCTGCTTGttggaggaaaaaatatagtAGATCATACAAATGAACAGCAGAAAATCCTGGAGCAGAAACGGCAGGAGATTGCAGAGCAG AAACGTCGAGAAAGAGAAATCCAGCAACAGATGGAAAGTCGAGATGAGGAGACCTTGGAACTTAAAGAGACATACAGCTCTTTGCAGCAAGAGGTGGACATCAAgaccaaaaaactgaaaaag CTCTTCTCCAAGCTTCAGGCGGTGAAGGCGGAGATCCATGACCTCCAGGAAGAGCACATCAAGGAGCGCCAGGAGCTGGAGCAGACTCAGAATGAGCTCACCAGGGAGCTGAAACTCAA GCATCTTATTATAGAAAACTTTATCCCTctggaagaaaaaagtaaaattatgaaTAGATCCTTCTTTGATGAAGAGGAAGATCATTGGAAATTACATCCTATAACCCGACTGGA GAATCAGCAGATGATGAAGCGGCCAGTCTCAGCTGTGGGATATAAGAGACCGTTGAGCCAACACGCAAGAATGTCCATGATGATCCGTCCAGAGGCCCGATATAGG GCAGAAAACATCGTGCTGTTAGAGCTGGACATGCCCAGCCGGACCACCAGAGACTACGAGGGCCCTGCCATTGCCCCCAAAGTCCAGGCCGCATTGGATGCGGCTCTACAGGACGAAGATGAGATACAGGTGGACGCGTCATCCTTTGAAAGCACTGCAATTAAGAAATCCAAGGCCAG ACCTAAAAGTGGAAGGAAGTCAGGATCCTCCTCGTCTTCCTCAGGAACTCCTGCATCTCAGCTTTATCCACAGTCTCGGGGGCTGGTTCCAAAGTAA